From the genome of Solanum stenotomum isolate F172 unplaced genomic scaffold, ASM1918654v1 scaffold21728, whole genome shotgun sequence, one region includes:
- the LOC125851035 gene encoding F-box/kelch-repeat protein At3g23880-like, with amino-acid sequence MFPFVSFRDWIHQAVHIILLKFFSWYNFIFTPTCTTSDSEIPNEIITDILLRLPPKSLLKCMSVSKSWHQLISSPDLVNTHLKLNSIHRVLFPGINGNFNFSSLVPSTVQMGSIALISSVVGTANGLICLYNYKGEIYIWNPTISKSKKLLNLPWDSSFYMKYGFGYDESRDDYKALFIDDESDLTYVVNIYSLRTDSWKTLHDQLKGVFLINLPAKFVNGKLYWTASTSFCDINVRKIISFDVAAKTWGSLEL; translated from the coding sequence ATGTTTCCGTTTGTTTCTTTTCGGGATTGGATTCATCAGGCGGTTCACATCattcttctcaaattcttctCCTGGTATAATTTCATCTTCACTCCAACTTGTACAACAAGTGATTCCGAAATTCCAAATGAAATCATAACAGACATACTCTTGAGGCTGCCCCCCAAATCTCTCTTGAAATGTATGTCCGTTTCTAAATCATGGCATCAACTCATATCTAGCCCTGATTTGGTGAATACACATCTCAAATTAAACTCAATTCATAGAGTTCTGTTTCCAGGCATCAATGGAAATTTCAACTTTAGTTCTCTCGTCCCTTCCACTGTTCAAATGGGTTCTATCGCTTTAATATCTTCCGTTGTGGGTACTGCCAATGGGCTAATTTGTCTGTACAATTACAAAGGGGAGATATATATATGGAACCCCACCATTAGCAAGTCAAAGAAACTACTTAATTTGCCATGGGATTCCTCTTTCTATATGAAATATGGTTTTGGATATGATGAATCACGTGATGATTACAAAGCTCTGTTTATTGATGATGAATCCGACCTGACTTATGTGGTCAACATTTATAGTTTAAGGACGGATTCATGGAAAACACTCCATGACCAGCTTAAGGGCGTCTTTCTAATAAATCTTCCGGCTAAATTTGTCAACGGGAAGCTTTATTGGACTGCATCTACGAGTTTTTGTGACATCAATGTGCGCAAGATCATTTCGTTTGATGTAGCAGCCAAGACATGGGGTAGCTTGGAGCTT